The Streptomyces sp. GSL17-111 region AACGCCGAGCTGCACCGGCGCGGGCTGATGTCGCGCAAGGGCTTCCCCGAGTCCTACGACCGCCGCGCCCTCACCCGCTTCGTGGCGGACGTCAAGGCGGGCCGCGAGGAGGTCACCGCCCCCGTCTACTCGCACCTGATCTACGACATCGTGCCCGGCGAGCGACTCACCGTGCGCCGCCCCGACATCCTCATCGTCGAGGGGTTGAACGTGCTCCAGCCCGCGCTGCCGGGCACGGACGGCCGCACGCGCGTCGCCGTCGCGGACTACTTCGACTTCTCCGTCTACGTCGACGCGCGGCTGGAGGACATCGAGCGCTGGTACCTGGAACGTTTCCGCAAGCTGCGGCGCACGGCGTTCCAGAACCCCTTCTCCTACTTCCGCAAGTACACCCAGGTCTCGGAGGAGGAGGCGCTGGACTACGCGCGCGGCACCTGGCGCGACATCAACTGCCCGAACCTCAGGGAGAACATCGTGCCGACGCGCGGCCGGGCCAACCTGGTGCTGCGCAAGGGCGCCGACCACACGGTCCAGCGCCTCTCGCTGCGCAAGCTCTGACGTCCCCGGGCCCCCGCCGCCCCAACTCCCGCCCCCGCTCCGGGCAGGGGCGCGCGGGTCAGCCCAGGGCGGACTTGACGGCGTCGGCCAGCCGCCCGGCGACGGCGTGGGCCTGCTCGATGTCCGCGGCCTCCACCATCACCCGCACCAGCGGCTCGGTACCGGAGGGCCGCAGCAGCACGCGTCCGGTCGCGCCCAGCTCGCGCTCCGCGTCCGTGACGGCCGCGCCCAGCTCCGCCGAGGTCGCCACCCGCGACTTGTCGACGTTCGGCACGTTGATCAGCACCTGCGGCAGCCGCTCCATGACGCCCACCAGCTCGGCGAGCGTCCTGCCCGTCGCGGCGACGCGGGCGGCCAGCAGCAGACCGGTCAGCGTGCCGTCGCCCGTCGTGGCGTGGTCGAGGGCGATGACGTGCCCCGACTGCTCGCCGCCCAGGGAGAACCCGCCGCGCTTGAGCTCCTCCAGCACGTACCGGTCGCCCACGGCCGTCTGCACGAGGGTGAGCCCCTCACGCTCCATGGCCAGCTTGAAGCCCAGGTTGGACATGACGGTCGCCACCACGGTGTCGCCGCGCAGCGTGCCGGCCTCCCGCATGCCGAGGGCCAGGACGGCGAGGATCTGGTCGCCGTCGACCTCCGCGCCCCGCGCGTCCACCGCCAGGCAGCGGTCGGCGTCGCCGTCGTGCGCGACGCCCAGGTCCGCGCCGTGCTCGACGACGGCCGCGCGCAGGCCCTCCAGGTGGGTGGAGCCGCACTCGGCGTTGATGTTCAGGCCGTCCGGCTCGGCGCCGATGGTGACGACCTCCGCGCCGGCGCGGGCGAACGCCTCCGGCGACACCCGGGCGGCCGCGCCGTGCGCGCCGTCGATGACGACCTTCAGCCCGTCCAGGCGGTTGGGCAGGACGCCCACGAGGTGCGCCACGTAGCCGTCGAAGCCCTCGCCGTAGTCCCGGACCCGGCCGACGCCCGCACCCGTCGGCCGCTGCCACGGCTCGCCGGCGGCGTGCTCGTGGTAGGTGGCCTCGATGCGGTCCTCCAGCTCGTCGGGGAGCTTGTGGCCGCCCCGGGCGAAGAACTTCACCCCGTTGTCCGGCATGGGGTTGTGGCTCGCGGAGAGCATGACCCCCAGGTCCGCCCCGAGCGACCCGGTCAGGTAGGCGACGGCCGGGGTGGGCAGCACGCCGACACGCAGGACGTCGACGCCCGCGCTGGCCAGCCCCGCCACGACGGCGGCCTCCAGGAACTCCCCCGAGGCGCGCGGGTCGCGCCCCACCACGGCCACCGGTCGGTGCCCCTCGAACGAACCGGCCTCGCCCAGCACGTGGGCCGCCGCCACGGACAGGCCCAGCGCCATCTCGGCCGTCAGATCCGCGTTCGCGACACCGCGCACGCCGTCCGTTCCGAAGAGTCGTCCCACCGTGGTACCTCCGAGAGCTCGAGCCGACACCGCCGACGAAGATTCGAGGCGGCGCCCTGTGCAGGGTATGACCAGGAAAGCGCGGCGTCATACCGGGATTCACTGGTTCTTTCCGGTATACGCCACTCGTATCCCGGAACTGCGGACGTCCCGTGCGGGCCGCGCGCGGCCCGCACGGGACGTCCGGATAGGGGAACGCCCCGGCGGCACGGATGTACCGCCGGGGCGTTCGGAGCGCGGCGCGCGAGGCGTCAGCGCTTGCTGTACTGCGTACCCTTACGGGCCTTCTTGAGACCGGCCTTCTTGCGCTCGACGGCGCGGGCGTCACGGGTGAGGAAGCCGGCCTTCTTGAGCGGACCGCGGTTGTTCTCCACGTCCGCCTCGTTCAGGGCACGGGCCACGCCCAGGCGCAGCGCACCGGCCTGACCGGAGATGCCGCCGCCGCTGATGCGGGCGACGACGTCGTAGCGGTCGTCCAGCTCGAGCACCTTGAAGGGCTCGTTGACTTCCTGCTGGTGCACCTTGTTGGGGAAGTAGGTCTCCAGGGTGCGACCGTTGATCTTCCACTTGCCGCTGCCCGGCACGATGCGCACGCGGGCGATGGCGTTCTTGCGGCGCCCGGTGCCGGCGCCCGGCAGCGGGTCGCCGAAGTGGGAGGCGAGCGACTCGGTCGAGTACTCGCCCTCGACGCCCTCGGGCGTCTCGGTGCTGTAGTGCTCGATGTCCTCGGTGTCGACGACGGGGGTCTCAGCGGTGGTCTCGGCCACGATGCTCCTCGGTTCTCTGTGTTCCGGTAGTGGCCGGATTACTGGCTGATCTGGGTGATCTCGAACGGCACGGGCTGCTGCGCGCCGTGCGGGTGCTCGGCGCCGCGGTAGACCTTCAGCTTCGAGAGCATCTGGCGGCCCAGCGTGTTCTTGGGGAGCATGCCCTTGACGGCCTTCTCGACGGCCTTCTCCGGGTTGTTCTCCAGCAGGTCCTCGTAGCGGACGGAGCGGAGACCGCCCGGGTACCCGGAGTGGCGGTAGGCCAGCTTCTGGGTCCGCTTGTTGCCGGAGAGGTGCACCTTCTCCGCGTTGACGATGATGACGAAGTCACCAGCGTCAACGTGCGGCGCGTACACGGGCTTGTGCTTGCCCCGGAGGAGGGTTGCGGCCTGCGAGGCCAGACGGCCCAGGACAACGTCCTGCGCGTCGATGACGTGCCACTGGCGCTTGATGTCGCCGGGCTTGGGGCTGTACGTACGCACGGTCGTATGCCTTCGCTTCTTCTGAGTGAGTCCTGACAGGGCCACCAGATGGATCACGACAGCCTGGACCGCACGACGGTGACGCGGGCCGTGTGCAGATGCTGGTCATCTACCGGTGGGCCGGTGTAGGGCCCCCCTCACGTGAGAATGAGGCAGACCGGTACACAACGATCTCGCAGAATACCGGCCGCCCCCCGATCGGGTCAAAACCGGGCCGCCCTCAGCGCTGCGCGGGGAACTCCGAGGTGTCGAGCTCCACGACCCGCCCGTCGGCGAGCGGCAGCCGGACGGGCTCCCCGAACGGCATCTCCGTCCTGCTTCTCACCTCGGTCCGCGTCCGGGCCAGGACCCCACGCCCCCGACCCCGTCCGCCATGGACGGGGCTCAGCGGGCGCGGGCGACGCGGCGTTCGTCCCAGACGGGCTCCGCGGACTCCCGGACGCGGCCGTCCGCGCCGAAGACGAGGTAGCGGTCGAAGGAGCGGGCGAACCAGCGGTCGTGGGTGACCGCCAGCACCGTGCCCTGGTAGGCCTCCAGCCCGGCCTGGAGGGCTTCGGCGCTCTCCAGGTCCAGGTTGTCCGTCGGCTCGTCCAGGAGCAGCGCCGTCGCCCCGCCCAGCTCCAGCAGCAGGATCTGGAACCGGGCCTGCTGCCCGCCGGACAACCGGTCGAAGGGCTGCTCGGAGGCGCGGTCCAGCTCGTAGCGGCGCAGGGCCGACATCGCCGCACCCCGGTCCAGGGCGTGCTCCGTCCACAGGATGTCCCGCAGCGGCCGTCCGGCGAGCTCGGGGTGGGCGTGCGTCTGCGCGAAGTGCCCCGGCACGACGCGCGCGCCCAGCCGCCGGCTCCCGGTGTGGGCGACGGGGTGCTCGGGATCGTCCGCCAGCAGCCGCAGGAAGTGCGACTTCCCCGAGCCGTTCGAGCCGAGCACCGCGACCCGTTCGCCGTAGAACACCTCCAGGTCGAAGGGGTGCATCAGGCCGGTCAGCTCCAGCCGCTCGCAGGTGACGGCCCGCACGCCCGTGCGTCCGCCGCGCAGCCGCATGGTGATCCGCTGCGCGCGCGGCGGCTCCTGCGGCGGGCCCGCCTCCTCGAACTTCCGCAGCCGCGTCCGCGCCGCCTGGTACCGGGAGGCGAGGTCGCTGTTGAACGCGGCCTTGTTCTTGAGCGTGTTCACGAGCTGCTTGAGCTGCGCGTGCTTCTCGTCCCAGCGCCGCCGCAGCTCCTCGAAGCGGGCGAAGCGCTCGCGCCGGGCCTGGTGGTAGGTGTCGAAGCCACCGCCGTGCACCCACACGTCCGAACCGGCCGGGCCGGGCTCGACGCTGATGATCTTCTCGGCCGAGCGGGCCAGGAGCTCGCGGTCGTGGGAGATGAACAGCACCGTCTTGCGCGTCTCCCGCAGCTGCTCCTCCAGCCAGCGCTTGCCGGGGACGTCGAGGTAGTTGTCCGGCTCGTCCAGCAGCAGCACCTCGTCGGGGCCGCGCAGCAGCGACTCCAGGACGAGACGTTTCTGCTCCCCGCCGGAGAGCGTGCGCACCTCGCGCCACCGGGCCTTCTCGTACGGGACGCCGAGGGCGGCCGTCGTGCAGATGTCCCACTGCGTCTCGGCCTCGTAGCCCCGGACCTCCGCCCAGTCGCTGAGGGCCTGCGCGTAGGCGAGCTGCGCGGGCTCGTCGTCCCGCTCCATGACCGCGAGCTCCGCCGCGTCGACGGCACGGGCGGCCTCCCGCACGCGGGGCGGGGCGACGGAGACCAGCAGGTCCCGCACCGTGCGCTCGTCCCGCACCGAGCCGACGAACTGCGGCATCACGCCCAGCCCGCCGGTGACCGCCACGGTGCCGCCGTGCGCCTCGACCTCACCGGCGAGGATGCGCAGCAGCGTCGTCTTCCCCGCGCCGTTGGCCCCGACCAGCGCGACGGCCGCCCCCTCGCCGACCCGGAACGAGGCGTCGGCCAGCAGCAGCCGCCCGTCCGGGAGGTAGTACTCGACGTGCGCGGCTTCGAGGTGTCCCATGGTTCCGGATTGTGGACGTCACCGGCCGGGAAGGCCACCGCTTTTCCCCGTACTCCCAGCCGGACGGGACGTGCGAAACACCCTCTAGGATGCGGGCCATGAGCTTTGGGCAAGGGGGGCCGGGCTGGGGGCCCGGGGACCAGCGGACTCCCGACTGGAACGCGCTCGCCGACACGGCCGCCGCGTCCCGCGCGCGCCGGCGGCGCTGGGCGCTGATCGGCGGCGGCGCGGCGGCGACGGTGGCCGTCGCCGCGATCGTGGCCGTGGCCGTCGTCCAGGGCGGCGGAGGCGGCACCTCCGACGACCCGACGACCGCCCTGCCGACCCCCGCCGACCTGCCCTCCGGCCCCTCCCAGCCGGAGCCGGACTTCACCGAGGCGCCCCCGCCGCCGAACCCGTACGAGTTCATCTCCGACCCGGACAGGGACACCGCCCCGCGTACGGCGGAGAGCTTCTTCCCCGCCGAGACGATCGAGGTGGAGGGCCGCACGTTCACGCGCGTCGCGGCGAAGTCCACCGACGACTGCTCCTCGGCCGCCCGCGAGGAGCTCGCGAAGGTCCTGACGGACGGCGGCTGCACCGAACTGCACCGCGCGACGTTCACCCGCGACGGCGTCGCCATCACCGTCGGCATCGCGGTCCTGCCCTCGGAGGATGCCGCCGTACAGGCCAAGGAGGACGCCCGGCCCTACGTCGCGCCCCTCACCGCGGGCCCGGTGCCCGAGGACTTCTGCCGGTACTCGGCCTGCCGGTCCAGCGCCAACGCCTACGGGCGCTACACCTACTTCACGCTCTCCGGCTACCTCGACGGCACGAACGTCACGCCGGAGGAGGAGAAAGCGCTCAACGCGGGCCGCGACCTGGCCGCCCACGCGCAGGACCGCATCCACCTGAGGGGCGAGGAGCAGGCC contains the following coding sequences:
- the glmM gene encoding phosphoglucosamine mutase; protein product: MGRLFGTDGVRGVANADLTAEMALGLSVAAAHVLGEAGSFEGHRPVAVVGRDPRASGEFLEAAVVAGLASAGVDVLRVGVLPTPAVAYLTGSLGADLGVMLSASHNPMPDNGVKFFARGGHKLPDELEDRIEATYHEHAAGEPWQRPTGAGVGRVRDYGEGFDGYVAHLVGVLPNRLDGLKVVIDGAHGAAARVSPEAFARAGAEVVTIGAEPDGLNINAECGSTHLEGLRAAVVEHGADLGVAHDGDADRCLAVDARGAEVDGDQILAVLALGMREAGTLRGDTVVATVMSNLGFKLAMEREGLTLVQTAVGDRYVLEELKRGGFSLGGEQSGHVIALDHATTGDGTLTGLLLAARVAATGRTLAELVGVMERLPQVLINVPNVDKSRVATSAELGAAVTDAERELGATGRVLLRPSGTEPLVRVMVEAADIEQAHAVAGRLADAVKSALG
- a CDS encoding ABC-F family ATP-binding cassette domain-containing protein, with protein sequence MGHLEAAHVEYYLPDGRLLLADASFRVGEGAAVALVGANGAGKTTLLRILAGEVEAHGGTVAVTGGLGVMPQFVGSVRDERTVRDLLVSVAPPRVREAARAVDAAELAVMERDDEPAQLAYAQALSDWAEVRGYEAETQWDICTTAALGVPYEKARWREVRTLSGGEQKRLVLESLLRGPDEVLLLDEPDNYLDVPGKRWLEEQLRETRKTVLFISHDRELLARSAEKIISVEPGPAGSDVWVHGGGFDTYHQARRERFARFEELRRRWDEKHAQLKQLVNTLKNKAAFNSDLASRYQAARTRLRKFEEAGPPQEPPRAQRITMRLRGGRTGVRAVTCERLELTGLMHPFDLEVFYGERVAVLGSNGSGKSHFLRLLADDPEHPVAHTGSRRLGARVVPGHFAQTHAHPELAGRPLRDILWTEHALDRGAAMSALRRYELDRASEQPFDRLSGGQQARFQILLLELGGATALLLDEPTDNLDLESAEALQAGLEAYQGTVLAVTHDRWFARSFDRYLVFGADGRVRESAEPVWDERRVARAR
- the coaA gene encoding type I pantothenate kinase; protein product: MDLSRAEWSALRERTPLPLTAEEVERLRGLGDVVDLDEVRDIYLPLSRLLNLYVGATHGLRGALNTFLGEGAQPGTPFVIGVAGSVAVGKSTTARLLRALLARWPEHPRVELVTTDGFLLPNAELHRRGLMSRKGFPESYDRRALTRFVADVKAGREEVTAPVYSHLIYDIVPGERLTVRRPDILIVEGLNVLQPALPGTDGRTRVAVADYFDFSVYVDARLEDIERWYLERFRKLRRTAFQNPFSYFRKYTQVSEEEALDYARGTWRDINCPNLRENIVPTRGRANLVLRKGADHTVQRLSLRKL
- the rplM gene encoding 50S ribosomal protein L13, with product MRTYSPKPGDIKRQWHVIDAQDVVLGRLASQAATLLRGKHKPVYAPHVDAGDFVIIVNAEKVHLSGNKRTQKLAYRHSGYPGGLRSVRYEDLLENNPEKAVEKAVKGMLPKNTLGRQMLSKLKVYRGAEHPHGAQQPVPFEITQISQ
- the rpsI gene encoding 30S ribosomal protein S9 yields the protein MAETTAETPVVDTEDIEHYSTETPEGVEGEYSTESLASHFGDPLPGAGTGRRKNAIARVRIVPGSGKWKINGRTLETYFPNKVHQQEVNEPFKVLELDDRYDVVARISGGGISGQAGALRLGVARALNEADVENNRGPLKKAGFLTRDARAVERKKAGLKKARKGTQYSKR